The Coffea eugenioides isolate CCC68of chromosome 8, Ceug_1.0, whole genome shotgun sequence genome has a segment encoding these proteins:
- the LOC113780998 gene encoding myb-related protein Zm38-like codes for MGRSPCCAKEGLNRGAWTPSEDRMLIDYIKSHGEGKWRSLPKRAGLKRCGKSCRLRWLNYLRPDIKRGNITADEEDLIIRLHKLLGNRWSLIAGRLPGRTDNEIKNYWNTTLAKKIRGDQNLATRSSCVKRKPASTIKSRSVPVLQNLTSTHQPPNSEKLEGSATHVVRTKARRLTKVFINADLQTSCTQQEQPGMMMAVKAAPSGADAKYGFNDTRTSDNSEEVGPEPASGAFSGEEGYYSSDFMMDFEMDDDFLSEFLNTDFMEFEQDFPEGPAQGTCIEANDFSPNYCPRPLSHDDRNAQPDLDSMTTLLHTAVAWLHEDQ; via the exons ATGGGAAGAAGCCCATGTTGTGCTAAGGAAGGCTTAAACAGAGGAGCTTGGACTCCTTCGGAAGACAGAATGCTGATAGACTACATCAAGTCCCACGGCGAAGGAAAATGGAGAAGTCTTCCCAAACGAGCAG GTCTCAAAAGATGCGGGAAGAGTTGCAGACTTCGTTGGTTGAACTATCTAAGACCCGATATCAAGAGAGGAAACATAACAGCTGATGAAGAGGACCTCATAATCAGGCTACACAAGCTCCTTGGAAACAG GTGGTCCTTGATAGCTGGAAGGCTTCCTGGGCGAACAGACAATGAAATAAAGAACTATTGGAACACCACCCTCGCCAAAAAAATTCGAGGTGATCAAAACTTAGCCACCAGATCATCTTGTGTAAAACGCAAGCCAGCATCAACAATTAAGTCCAGATCAGTCCCGGTACTGCAAAATCTAACAAGCACGCATCAGCCGCCAAATTCAGAAAAGCTAGAAGGCTCCGCTACTCATGTGGTCCGCACAAAGGCTAGAAGGTTAACTAAAGTTTTCATCAATGCAGACTTACAAACTTCTTGTACACAACAAGAACAACCCGGGATGATGATGGCAGTGAAAGCTGCACCATCCGGGGCTGATGCCAAATACGGCTTCAACGATACTCGTACTAGTGACAACAGCGAAGAAGTTGGCCCCGAGCCAGCTTCAGGTGCTTTTTCTGGAGAAGAAGGCTACTACTCTTCGGACTTCATGATGGATTTTGAAATGGACGACGATTTCCTTTCTGAATTTCTCAACACGGATTTCATGGAATTTGAACAGGATTTTCCCGAGGGGCCCGCACAGGGTACCTGCATTGAGGCCAATGATTTCTCTCCCAACTATTGTCCAAGACCGCTTTCACATGATGATCGGAATGCTCAACCGGATCTTGATTCCATGACGACTCTTCTTCATACTGCTGTGGCCTGGCTTCATGAAGACCAGTAA